One stretch of Paenibacillus sp. FSL R5-0341 DNA includes these proteins:
- a CDS encoding ABC transporter permease, with translation MNNIMPLIRNETIKMVKKKRLYIIFIVLAILVPMFTYAQMKSAENNRDKFGGDWRLELQQAITDNQNSLGSDRVPEEYKKYRTVYIQQMQYYLENDINPKEPGGVTFTREFMNNAVGLFIPLLIMAIASDLVSGERTTGTIKMLLTRPVRRWKVLLSKLITLIMFVSIIVVSAYIICYVISGAVFGYKGFNMPIFTGFKVVGTDVDMSAVHAVDQWLYMLMQAGLIWFVSVIVAMLAFMVSVLVRSTAASIVIMMAALIAGTILTSMAASWQTAKYLFMVNLELPDYLSGGLPPIEGMNLGFSLIVLSVWGVASLIVSFLVFTKRDILN, from the coding sequence TTGAATAATATCATGCCGCTGATTCGCAATGAAACGATTAAGATGGTGAAGAAAAAACGGCTTTATATTATATTTATTGTACTTGCGATCCTTGTACCGATGTTTACGTATGCCCAGATGAAATCTGCGGAGAATAATCGGGACAAGTTTGGCGGCGATTGGCGGCTTGAACTGCAACAGGCCATCACAGACAATCAAAACTCGCTCGGTAGTGATCGGGTACCTGAAGAATATAAGAAATATAGAACAGTGTATATCCAGCAGATGCAGTACTATCTCGAAAATGATATCAATCCCAAAGAACCGGGTGGTGTTACCTTTACGCGGGAGTTCATGAACAATGCAGTTGGATTGTTCATTCCACTGTTAATCATGGCTATTGCTTCGGATCTTGTTTCAGGTGAACGTACGACAGGTACGATTAAAATGCTTTTAACGCGCCCGGTTAGACGCTGGAAAGTGCTTCTGAGCAAATTAATTACGCTGATTATGTTTGTTTCCATCATAGTGGTATCAGCTTACATTATATGTTATGTCATATCGGGTGCTGTCTTTGGCTATAAAGGCTTCAACATGCCGATCTTCACAGGATTCAAGGTTGTGGGAACCGATGTCGATATGTCGGCAGTGCATGCTGTAGACCAGTGGCTGTATATGCTTATGCAGGCAGGACTGATCTGGTTTGTGAGTGTAATTGTGGCTATGCTTGCATTTATGGTATCTGTGCTTGTGCGCAGTACTGCTGCAAGTATCGTTATCATGATGGCCGCTTTGATTGCTGGAACAATCTTGACCAGCATGGCTGCATCCTGGCAGACAGCGAAGTATCTGTTCATGGTTAACCTCGAACTTCCTGATTATTTGTCTGGTGGATTACCGCCAATCGAGGGTATGAATTTAGGTTTTTCCCTTATTGTGCTTAGTGTTTGGGGCGTTGCTTCACTCATTGTGTCATTCCTTGTCTTTACGAAACGGGATATCTTGAATTAA
- a CDS encoding GNAT family N-acetyltransferase — protein sequence MSNNVEAPVLMIRECELRDAEAVTGLMREVSYPTTANVMKERIECLETNPNACMLVAEVDEQIIGVIGLQCVQNHAYPEPAAQITSLIVGQEHRGGGIGRRLMARAEDWGRQQGGKQLFVTGANREVTSTTYSFYEHIGFQKRGYRFSKVLL from the coding sequence ATGTCCAATAATGTTGAGGCCCCTGTACTGATGATCCGAGAGTGTGAACTGCGAGATGCTGAAGCGGTAACGGGATTGATGCGAGAGGTCAGCTATCCGACAACAGCCAATGTCATGAAAGAACGCATTGAATGTTTGGAAACCAATCCAAATGCGTGCATGCTTGTTGCCGAAGTGGATGAACAAATTATTGGTGTGATTGGCTTGCAATGTGTGCAAAATCATGCCTATCCAGAACCTGCCGCACAAATTACTTCTCTAATCGTAGGTCAGGAACATCGTGGTGGTGGAATTGGCCGTCGTCTGATGGCTCGTGCTGAAGATTGGGGCAGACAGCAAGGTGGTAAACAACTGTTTGTCACGGGTGCAAACCGTGAAGTGACTTCAACAACGTACTCTTTTTATGAGCACATTGGTTTTCAGAAGAGAGGCTATCGGTTCAGTAAAGTTCTTCTATAG
- a CDS encoding NAD(P)/FAD-dependent oxidoreductase, with the protein MNEEDIYDVTIIGGGPAGMYAAFYAGMRDMKVKIIDGKDRLGGFLHTYSEKTIWDVGGLPPMKCSKLIEWLVQQANTFNPTVVLNCKVERFTRLDNGIWSMYTAEGEIHYTRTIIVAVGRGIAEIQKLELQEPIECEYENLHYTVQNPEHFAGKRVLISGGGNSAVDWAIELAQLARSVVVIHRNNEFRAMERNVSEMNNITDVRKPYSITQLHNHGKRIQQVVITHMESQDNVVLQVDEVVISHGYKSNLSDLASCGLEMNDGMVLMSHHAQTSLPGVFAAGDCATHESKVRLIAGAINDAIVAVNSAKQYMTPDAPKMAYVSSHNEIFREKNRQIPSL; encoded by the coding sequence ATGAATGAAGAAGATATCTATGATGTAACCATCATTGGAGGCGGCCCTGCCGGCATGTATGCAGCTTTTTATGCAGGGATGCGTGATATGAAAGTCAAAATCATTGATGGTAAAGACCGACTTGGTGGTTTTCTACATACCTATTCAGAAAAAACAATTTGGGATGTAGGTGGCCTGCCGCCTATGAAATGTTCGAAGTTGATCGAATGGCTTGTTCAGCAAGCGAATACGTTTAATCCAACGGTTGTATTGAATTGCAAGGTGGAAAGGTTCACTCGACTGGATAACGGAATATGGAGTATGTACACTGCTGAAGGCGAGATCCATTATACACGTACGATCATTGTTGCTGTAGGTCGCGGTATTGCAGAAATTCAGAAATTGGAGCTGCAGGAGCCAATTGAATGTGAGTATGAAAATCTTCATTACACCGTGCAAAATCCAGAACATTTTGCAGGAAAGCGTGTGCTCATTTCAGGAGGAGGCAACAGTGCAGTAGATTGGGCCATTGAACTTGCTCAACTTGCTCGCAGTGTAGTCGTAATCCACCGGAATAATGAGTTTCGTGCAATGGAACGGAATGTCAGTGAGATGAATAACATAACAGATGTGAGAAAACCATACAGCATCACGCAGCTTCATAATCATGGTAAGCGAATTCAGCAGGTTGTGATTACGCATATGGAAAGTCAGGACAATGTAGTGTTGCAAGTGGATGAAGTCGTCATTAGTCACGGATATAAAAGCAATCTAAGTGATCTTGCCAGTTGTGGCTTAGAAATGAACGATGGAATGGTTCTAATGAGCCACCATGCACAGACGAGTCTTCCGGGTGTTTTTGCAGCAGGGGACTGTGCGACCCACGAGAGCAAAGTTAGACTCATTGCAGGAGCCATCAATGATGCGATCGTGGCAGTCAATAGTGCCAAACAATATATGACGCCAGACGCACCCAAAATGGCTTATGTTTCTTCCCATAATGAAATCTTCAGAGAAAAAAATCGACAAATCCCAAGTCTGTAA
- a CDS encoding CAP domain-containing protein — translation MKKKWMKTVVTSSLTAVLAVGVMLPASASAADSTYKTTATYKITSTDSLKAYIEQWLKQNGYTVSEGQIVEKPATQPDQTTKPAEPTTKPAEPTTKPEQPTKPAQPTQEEKPATTPAKDPSNTGNTGNNTSNSGGESTQSDFATQVVKLVNAERAKSGLSALTSDALLDKVAVAKVKDMSNNNYFDHQSPTYGSPFDMMKQFGVTYSYAGENIAKGQKTPQEVVTAWMNSEGHRANILSKNFTHIGVGYYNGYWAQEFIGK, via the coding sequence TTGAAAAAGAAATGGATGAAAACCGTCGTGACGAGCAGTCTGACAGCCGTACTGGCCGTAGGGGTTATGCTCCCTGCCTCCGCGTCTGCTGCAGATTCAACATATAAGACTACCGCAACGTACAAGATTACGAGTACAGACAGCCTGAAAGCATACATTGAGCAATGGCTCAAACAAAACGGATACACTGTATCCGAAGGACAAATTGTAGAGAAGCCTGCTACGCAGCCTGATCAAACCACTAAACCTGCTGAGCCAACAACCAAACCTGCTGAGCCAACAACTAAGCCTGAGCAACCGACAAAACCTGCACAACCAACTCAAGAAGAAAAACCGGCAACTACACCGGCTAAAGATCCTTCGAACACGGGTAATACAGGTAACAATACAAGTAATAGCGGTGGCGAAAGCACACAATCTGACTTTGCAACTCAAGTTGTAAAGCTTGTGAACGCTGAGCGTGCTAAATCAGGTCTGAGCGCTCTGACTTCGGATGCCCTTCTGGACAAAGTAGCTGTAGCCAAAGTAAAAGATATGAGCAACAATAACTATTTTGATCACCAGTCACCAACGTATGGTTCTCCGTTTGATATGATGAAACAATTCGGAGTAACTTACAGCTATGCAGGTGAGAACATTGCCAAAGGACAAAAAACACCACAGGAAGTCGTTACTGCCTGGATGAATAGTGAAGGCCACCGTGCCAATATTTTGAGCAAAAACTTTACGCATATCGGCGTAGGTTACTACAATGGATATTGGGCTCAAGAGTTTATCGGTAAATAA
- the parE gene encoding DNA topoisomerase IV subunit B, giving the protein MVEQIDMSAGSTGGGQGSSGYDADDIQVLEGLVAVRKRPGMYIGSTSTSGLHHLVWEIVDNAVDEHLAKFCSKIDITLHKDGSITVQDNGRGIPTGIHKTGIPTPQVVFTILHAGGKFGGSGYKKSGGLHGVGASVTNALSEWLEVEIFRDGKIHRQRFEYWQDKKGIEHVGEPVSGLEVLGNTNRTGTKVTFKPDIRVFQNGIQFNYDTLAERLQEIAFLNSGLRIVLKDERSGNQDEYMYEGGASQFVAFLNENKDVLHDVIHFYAEKDDIEVEVAIQYNAGYTETLASFVNSIPTRGGGTHETGFRAAYTRVMNDYARRTSMIKEKDKNLEGNDLREGMMAVISVKMSEVEFVGQTKDQLGSASARSAVDSVVSENIQRFLEENPQVAQTLIRKAVQASRAREAARKARDDMRTGKKRSESSNLNGKLTPAQSKDFTRNELFIVEGDSAGGSAKQGRDSKIQAILPLKGKPLNPEKSKLADILKNEEYRAITAAIGAGIGTEFAVEDSNYSKIIIMTDADTDGAHIQVLLLTFFYRYMKPLIDAGKVYIAQPPLYKLTRKSGKLASVRYAWTDEELANYMKEFGNNVELQRYKGLGEMNPDQLWETTMNPETRAMLKVQIVDAAKAERRVSTLMGDKVDPRKRWIVENVDFTEYEE; this is encoded by the coding sequence ATGGTCGAGCAAATCGATATGTCGGCAGGTTCGACAGGCGGAGGACAGGGGTCTTCAGGCTACGACGCGGACGACATTCAAGTACTTGAAGGGTTGGTAGCGGTACGGAAACGGCCGGGGATGTACATCGGCAGCACCAGCACTTCAGGTCTACATCATTTGGTATGGGAAATAGTGGACAACGCTGTCGACGAACATCTCGCCAAATTCTGCTCCAAAATCGATATCACGCTGCATAAGGACGGTTCTATTACGGTTCAGGATAACGGAAGGGGAATTCCGACAGGTATACATAAAACAGGGATTCCTACTCCCCAGGTCGTGTTTACGATTTTGCACGCAGGCGGAAAGTTCGGTGGATCAGGATACAAAAAATCCGGCGGTTTGCACGGTGTAGGTGCGTCAGTTACAAACGCATTGTCCGAATGGCTTGAAGTCGAGATTTTCCGTGATGGCAAGATTCATCGTCAGCGATTCGAGTATTGGCAGGACAAAAAAGGGATCGAACATGTCGGAGAACCGGTGTCCGGTCTCGAAGTGTTGGGCAATACCAATCGGACAGGTACAAAAGTTACATTCAAACCGGATATTCGGGTGTTCCAGAACGGCATTCAATTCAATTATGATACACTGGCAGAACGTCTTCAGGAGATTGCTTTTCTGAATTCGGGTCTTAGAATTGTGCTCAAGGACGAACGTTCGGGCAATCAGGATGAATACATGTATGAAGGCGGAGCAAGCCAGTTTGTTGCTTTTCTTAACGAAAATAAAGACGTGCTACATGACGTCATTCACTTCTATGCGGAGAAGGACGACATTGAAGTCGAAGTGGCAATCCAGTATAACGCAGGTTATACCGAAACGCTGGCTTCGTTCGTCAACTCGATCCCTACTAGGGGTGGCGGTACTCATGAGACCGGATTCAGGGCTGCGTATACCCGTGTAATGAATGACTACGCGCGGCGTACCAGCATGATCAAGGAAAAAGATAAAAACCTCGAAGGCAATGATTTGCGTGAAGGTATGATGGCCGTCATCAGTGTCAAAATGTCTGAGGTTGAGTTCGTAGGGCAGACGAAGGATCAGCTCGGTAGCGCTTCCGCTCGAAGTGCAGTAGATTCGGTCGTGTCCGAGAATATTCAAAGGTTCCTGGAAGAAAACCCGCAGGTAGCGCAGACGTTAATTCGTAAAGCGGTTCAAGCCTCCAGAGCAAGAGAAGCAGCCCGCAAAGCACGTGATGATATGCGTACAGGCAAGAAACGGAGCGAAAGTTCCAACCTGAACGGCAAGCTGACGCCGGCGCAATCGAAGGATTTTACCCGAAATGAGTTATTTATTGTCGAAGGTGATTCCGCAGGAGGTTCTGCCAAACAGGGACGCGACTCGAAGATTCAGGCTATTTTGCCCCTCAAGGGAAAACCGCTCAATCCGGAAAAATCAAAGCTGGCCGATATTCTCAAAAATGAAGAATACCGTGCGATTACAGCGGCGATCGGGGCGGGCATTGGAACCGAATTTGCAGTTGAAGACAGCAATTATTCCAAAATTATCATTATGACCGATGCTGATACGGACGGTGCGCATATTCAGGTGCTGTTGTTAACCTTCTTTTATCGTTATATGAAGCCATTAATTGATGCAGGCAAAGTATATATCGCTCAGCCGCCACTGTACAAACTTACTCGTAAGTCTGGTAAGCTTGCGAGCGTTCGATATGCATGGACGGATGAAGAACTGGCGAATTATATGAAGGAATTCGGTAATAATGTTGAGCTTCAACGTTATAAAGGGCTTGGTGAGATGAATCCGGATCAACTATGGGAGACAACGATGAATCCGGAAACTCGTGCAATGCTGAAGGTACAGATTGTTGATGCAGCCAAAGCAGAACGTCGTGTATCTACGCTCATGGGTGATAAGGTTGATCCGCGTAAACGCTGGATTGTAGAGAACGTCGACTTTACAGAGTACGAAGAATAG
- the purT gene encoding formate-dependent phosphoribosylglycinamide formyltransferase — MWGAPFTAQAKKMLLLGSGELGKEVVIEAQRLGVETIAVDRYENAPAMQVAHRSYCIDMLDAEALKQLIRKEKPHYIVPEIEAIATEALLELEEEGFCVVPTARAARLTMDREGIRRLAAEQLKLPTADYLFADNLKQLQEAVRELGTPCVIKPLMSSSGKGQSVCRTPGDVEDCWNIALSGARGKSVRVIVESFVQFDSEITLLTVRSVSGTVFCPPIGHIQKDGDYVESWQPHAMTPEQWEQACHIAKSVTDELGGYGLFGVELFLTPDGVVFSEVSPRPHDTGMVTMVTQDSSEFALHVRAILGFPVTGVHLLTPGASATLKANDETSDFTVGGIEEALALPRTQIRVFGKPETKVGRRMAVALSAGQDVEEARKTAVQAANMLKVEVNHVQ; from the coding sequence ATGTGGGGTGCTCCTTTTACGGCTCAAGCCAAAAAAATGCTGCTACTAGGCAGTGGAGAATTGGGAAAAGAGGTCGTTATTGAGGCCCAACGACTGGGAGTAGAGACGATCGCTGTTGATCGTTATGAGAACGCACCTGCGATGCAGGTCGCGCACCGGTCTTACTGCATCGACATGCTGGATGCTGAAGCTTTGAAACAATTGATCCGTAAAGAAAAACCTCATTACATCGTACCTGAGATTGAAGCTATTGCAACAGAAGCTTTACTGGAGCTTGAGGAAGAGGGATTTTGTGTAGTGCCTACTGCCCGAGCTGCACGTTTAACGATGGATCGCGAAGGCATCCGTCGTCTTGCAGCCGAACAATTGAAACTTCCGACAGCTGACTACCTTTTTGCGGACAACCTGAAACAACTTCAGGAAGCCGTACGTGAGCTTGGCACACCTTGTGTCATTAAACCATTGATGAGTTCTTCCGGCAAAGGGCAGAGTGTATGCCGAACACCGGGCGACGTGGAGGATTGCTGGAATATTGCTCTTTCGGGGGCTCGTGGCAAATCCGTTCGTGTTATCGTGGAGAGCTTTGTGCAATTTGACAGTGAGATTACATTACTTACCGTTAGGTCTGTATCAGGCACCGTATTCTGTCCTCCGATTGGCCATATTCAGAAGGATGGGGATTATGTCGAATCCTGGCAACCTCATGCAATGACTCCTGAACAATGGGAGCAGGCTTGTCATATTGCCAAATCCGTTACGGATGAACTTGGCGGTTATGGACTGTTTGGAGTGGAATTATTCCTGACTCCGGATGGTGTTGTGTTTAGCGAGGTATCTCCTCGTCCGCATGACACAGGCATGGTTACAATGGTGACGCAAGACAGTTCCGAGTTTGCGCTGCATGTACGTGCAATTCTTGGTTTTCCGGTCACAGGTGTACATCTGTTGACACCGGGAGCTTCAGCAACGCTGAAGGCTAATGATGAAACATCTGACTTTACTGTAGGCGGGATTGAAGAAGCACTGGCTCTTCCTCGTACTCAGATTCGTGTATTTGGCAAACCTGAGACCAAAGTAGGACGCCGAATGGCTGTAGCCCTAAGTGCTGGCCAAGATGTGGAAGAAGCTCGTAAAACAGCGGTGCAAGCCGCTAATATGCTGAAAGTGGAGGTAAATCATGTCCAATAA
- a CDS encoding ABC transporter ATP-binding protein: protein MAEQQYDSVLSVQNLKKRIGRKWIIKDVTFDVKPGEIFGFLGPNGAGKTTTIRMLVDLIKPTEGKIKVCGYDVNRDPERALKYVGSIVENPEVYTYLTGWENLEHFARMQPGVDNERIQEVVDIVRLDQRIHDKVRTYSLGMRQRLGIAQALLGRPRLLILDEPTNGLDPKGIKELRVFIKQLASEGMAVFVSSHLLSEIQLLCDRVAIISAGRVLAVGGVSELIEDHSKLAIWHVSPLDQGKKMLQDAGIALVGRPADVMDDTIVAGLGPNAVVAEMHEDRIPDMVQQMVQAGVQVEGVQRIQPTLEQLFLKMTEGESIE, encoded by the coding sequence ATGGCAGAGCAACAGTATGATTCCGTCCTATCGGTACAGAATCTGAAAAAGCGGATCGGACGCAAGTGGATCATTAAAGACGTTACATTTGACGTAAAACCTGGTGAAATCTTCGGATTTCTCGGTCCCAACGGTGCCGGAAAAACAACTACGATACGGATGCTGGTGGATCTGATCAAACCAACAGAAGGAAAAATTAAAGTTTGTGGTTATGATGTGAATCGGGACCCTGAACGTGCTTTGAAGTATGTAGGCTCCATTGTTGAGAATCCGGAGGTATATACGTATCTGACCGGCTGGGAGAACCTGGAGCATTTTGCCCGCATGCAACCAGGTGTGGATAACGAGCGGATTCAGGAAGTCGTGGATATTGTACGTTTGGATCAGCGGATTCACGACAAGGTCAGAACATATTCACTGGGTATGCGCCAACGGCTCGGTATTGCGCAAGCGTTGCTTGGCCGTCCGCGTCTGCTCATTCTGGATGAACCGACGAACGGCCTTGATCCAAAAGGCATTAAGGAACTACGTGTCTTTATTAAACAACTTGCCAGTGAAGGTATGGCTGTATTTGTCAGCAGTCACTTGCTAAGTGAGATCCAGCTGCTCTGTGACAGAGTAGCCATTATCAGTGCTGGACGTGTGCTTGCCGTTGGAGGCGTTAGTGAGCTGATTGAAGATCATTCCAAGTTGGCTATATGGCACGTTTCACCACTGGACCAAGGCAAAAAGATGTTGCAGGATGCGGGCATTGCTCTGGTAGGTCGACCAGCGGATGTGATGGATGATACCATTGTTGCAGGCCTTGGTCCCAACGCTGTGGTTGCCGAGATGCATGAAGATCGAATTCCTGATATGGTGCAACAGATGGTTCAAGCTGGTGTACAGGTTGAAGGGGTACAGCGTATTCAGCCTACGCTCGAACAACTATTCTTAAAAATGACAGAAGGTGAATCCATTGAATAA
- a CDS encoding ABC transporter substrate-binding protein: protein MRFRWLTVICTMMLMLVIAACGAAGKEASPSEGQEAGTANASTTEASQVKKVNTEMGEVEIPANPQKIVGLSVVYPEFLFSLGIVPIAVQNYHEDFPSYLQEPFANTMKMGIGRTPNFEALMEAEPDLIIAPDWWSKKDYDQLTLIAPTVLLPQRDDWRDELRDMAKILDKEEQAEKVIQDLVAKEKVATDKLHNLIGEETVLYIRVMEKEIVLHGENLDRGNFVHKRLGMKPLPNFPKDQTAMSVSLEVLPEYDADHLIVQLDDETNPEIKKKFEDMLSTSLWKNLKAVKQDHVHMVGGKEWFNLGMSPLADEYVIDDIVSSFEEKNK, encoded by the coding sequence ATGAGATTCAGATGGTTAACCGTAATATGCACAATGATGTTGATGCTCGTTATTGCGGCTTGTGGGGCAGCAGGCAAAGAAGCATCCCCGAGCGAGGGACAAGAAGCGGGTACCGCCAATGCTTCAACAACAGAAGCAAGTCAGGTGAAGAAAGTGAACACGGAAATGGGAGAAGTTGAAATTCCGGCCAATCCACAAAAAATAGTTGGTTTGTCCGTTGTATATCCAGAGTTTTTATTTTCACTTGGCATCGTACCCATTGCCGTACAGAACTACCATGAGGATTTTCCTTCTTACTTGCAAGAGCCATTTGCAAACACGATGAAAATGGGAATAGGAAGAACGCCTAACTTTGAAGCCCTGATGGAGGCAGAGCCGGATTTAATTATCGCTCCTGACTGGTGGTCTAAAAAGGACTATGATCAACTTACTCTGATTGCGCCTACCGTACTTTTGCCACAGCGTGATGATTGGCGCGATGAACTGCGGGATATGGCCAAAATTTTGGACAAAGAAGAACAGGCAGAAAAGGTAATTCAGGATTTGGTAGCAAAGGAGAAGGTAGCTACTGACAAATTGCACAATCTGATTGGTGAGGAGACGGTTCTCTACATTAGAGTGATGGAAAAAGAAATCGTACTTCATGGGGAGAATCTCGACCGAGGAAACTTTGTCCACAAACGATTGGGTATGAAACCACTTCCTAATTTCCCGAAAGATCAAACTGCCATGTCCGTATCCTTGGAAGTATTACCTGAATACGATGCAGATCATCTGATTGTTCAGTTGGATGATGAGACTAATCCGGAAATTAAAAAGAAATTTGAAGATATGTTATCGACATCGTTATGGAAAAATCTGAAAGCTGTTAAACAGGACCATGTTCACATGGTGGGTGGCAAAGAATGGTTCAATCTGGGAATGTCTCCGCTTGCCGATGAATATGTTATTGACGATATTGTGAGTTCTTTTGAAGAAAAAAATAAATAA
- a CDS encoding GDSL-type esterase/lipase family protein, with protein sequence MSGDVMMKKKKSLDSAPWIWRTVSTVSILATLLLLFGFGYAIKDVIFPEGDSALTTGQETTAPPKNNEGQTAVVEDGKIRMAVIGDSLARGTGDDEGLGFVRRAGNLLKDKGYDVQVLNNLGVNGLRTDALLTKLDEQGVRYVLQQSNFILLSIGANDLFQGGQVLQGEDPPTAEQLAAALPETSKRLQEILKKVKEINPDAQIAYIGLYNPFGDVKELEKPGNAVVAAWNDAALAILNNEDKMTLVPTFDLFENHLGDYLSSDHFHPNGQGYEQIAVRIAQEFQADTPAEGSGN encoded by the coding sequence ATGAGCGGAGATGTGATGATGAAAAAGAAAAAAAGCCTTGATTCAGCACCATGGATCTGGAGAACTGTCAGTACAGTATCCATCTTGGCAACCTTGTTGTTGTTATTTGGATTTGGATACGCCATAAAAGACGTGATTTTTCCCGAGGGAGATTCTGCGTTAACTACAGGTCAGGAGACAACTGCACCACCTAAGAATAACGAGGGGCAAACCGCTGTCGTGGAAGATGGCAAGATTCGGATGGCCGTCATCGGCGATTCTCTTGCAAGAGGTACAGGGGATGATGAAGGACTCGGTTTTGTGAGACGTGCAGGGAATCTGCTCAAAGATAAAGGTTATGACGTTCAGGTTCTTAATAATCTGGGTGTTAATGGTTTGAGAACAGACGCTTTATTGACAAAACTGGATGAGCAAGGTGTGCGTTACGTACTACAGCAATCTAATTTTATTTTGCTTTCAATCGGCGCGAATGATCTGTTCCAAGGAGGGCAAGTTCTACAGGGGGAAGATCCGCCAACAGCAGAGCAATTGGCAGCAGCTTTGCCGGAAACGTCGAAACGCCTTCAAGAGATATTGAAGAAAGTAAAAGAAATCAATCCCGATGCACAGATTGCGTACATAGGGTTGTACAATCCGTTTGGTGATGTGAAGGAACTGGAGAAACCGGGTAATGCAGTTGTTGCTGCATGGAACGATGCTGCACTGGCTATTTTGAACAATGAGGACAAGATGACACTGGTCCCTACATTCGATTTATTTGAAAATCATCTGGGGGATTATCTCTCTTCAGATCATTTCCATCCCAATGGACAAGGTTATGAGCAAATTGCAGTTCGGATTGCACAGGAATTCCAGGCGGATACACCGGCAGAAGGGAGCGGAAATTAA